The following coding sequences are from one Alosa alosa isolate M-15738 ecotype Scorff River chromosome 3, AALO_Geno_1.1, whole genome shotgun sequence window:
- the galnt3 gene encoding polypeptide N-acetylgalactosaminyltransferase 3, protein MSGFRRFLRRRVHPWKLAIVALVFVTFLLLIQREVVSQGPQEEPWLKEIVVKRDAVLGMVMGAVNNFRDSMPKMQIKAPVHQPEVRGEQSCLPGYYTAAELRPALERPPQDPSAPGASGKPFHTENLGPVEIKEKEKGEAKHCFNLYASDRISLSRDLGPDTRPPECIEQKFKRCPPLMTTSVIIVFHNEAWSTLLRTVYSVLHSSPAIFLKEIILVDDASEDERLKEDLDEYLKRLHIVHVVRQLERKGLITARLLGASVATGDVLTFLDAHCECFHGWLEPLLARIAENYTAVVSPDITTIHLDTFEFVKPSPYGQNHNRGNFDWGLSFGWETLPDHEKQRRKDETYPIRTPTFAGGLFSISKDYFYHIGSYDEEMEIWGGENIEMSFRVWQCGGQLEIIPCSIVGHVFRTKSPHTFPKGTQVIARNQVRLAEVWMDSYKEIFYRRNQQAAQMAREKSFGDVSRRVDLRERLQCKSFSWYLKHVYPEVFMPDLNPLQFGAVKNVGKDACLDAGENNEGGKQLIMYPCHGMGGNQYFEFSTRHEVRHNVQKELCLHGTERTVKLEECQFKGHSTFVGGEQKWELKENQMFFNSGWNLCLSARYEHPSLVPCNAADRYQQWLFT, encoded by the exons ATGAGTGGCTTTCGTAGATTCCTAAGGCGACGTGTACACCCATGGAAGCTGGCCATTGTTGCCCTGGTCTTTGTCACATTTCTGTTGCTAATCCAACGGGAGGTGGTCAGCCAAGGTCCTCAGGAGGAGCCATGGCTGAAAGAGATTGTGGTCAAGCGGGACGCTGTGCTGGGAATGGTCATGGGGGCGGTCAATAACTTCAGGGACTCCATGCCAAAGATGCAGATCAAAGCTCCCGTCCATCAGCCTGAGGTACGTGGTGAGCAGTCGTGTTTGCCTGGGTACTACACTGCAGCTGAGCTCAGGCCGGCCCTCGAGCGCCCGCCCCAAGACCCCAGTGCACCCGGAGCATCGGGGAAACCCTTCCACACGGAGAACCTGGGGCCAGTCGAAataaaggagaaagaaaagggtGAGGCGAAGCACTGCTTCAACCTGTACGCCAGTGATCGCATCTCCCTCAGTCGAGACCTTGGACCAGACACCAGACCTCCAGA gtGTATCGAGCAGAAGTTCAAGCGCTGCCCCCCGCTGATGACCACCAGCGTGATCATTGTTTTCCACAACGAGGCCTGGAGCACACTGCTGAGGACCGTCTACAGCGTGCTCCACTCCTCGCCGGCCATCTTCCTCAAGGAGATCATCCTGGTGGACGACGCCAGCGAGGACG AGAGGCTGAAGGAGGATCTGGATGAGTATCTGAAGAGGCTGCACATCGTGCACGTGGTGCGTCAGCTCGAGAGGAAGGGCCTGATCACGGCCCGACTGCTGGGAGCGTCAGTGGCCACCGGGGACGTTCTCACCTTCCTAGACGCCCACT GTGAGTGCTTCCATGGCTGGCTGGAGCCTTTGCTGGCCAGGATAGCGGAGAACTACACGGCTGTGGTGAGCCCTGACATCACCACCATCCATCTGGACACGTTTGAGTTTGTAAAGCCTTCACCATACGGGCAGAACCACAACCGAGGAAACTTTGACTGGGGGTTGTCCTTTGGCTGGGAGACCTTACCTGACCACGAGAAACAGAGGCGAAAAGATGAGACGTATCCCATCAG AACACCAACATTTGCTGGAGGGCTGTTTTCCATCTCAAAGGACTACTTCTACCACATTGGGAGTTATGATGAGGAGATGGAAATCTGGGGAGGTGAAAATATTGAGATGTCCTTCAGG GTGTGGCAGTGTGGTGGCCAGCTGGAGATCATCCCCTGCTCCATCGTGGGCCACGTCTTCCGCACCAAGAGCCCCCACACCTTCCCCAAGGGCACCCAGGTCATCGCCCGCAACCAGGTGCGTCTGGCCGAGGTCTGGATGGACAGCTACAAGGAAATCTTCTACCGGAGGAACCAGCAGGCTGCCCAGATGGCCAGGGAG AAGTCGTTTGGCGATGTCTCGCGCCGCGTGGACCTCCGGGAGAGACTGCAGTGTAAGAGCTTCTCCTGGTATTTGAAGCACGTCTACCCCGAGGTGTTCATGCCCGATCTCAATCCCCTTCAGTTTGGCGCA GTGAAGAATGTGGGCAAAGATGCCTGTCTGGATGCCGGAGAGAACAATGAGGGAGGCAAGCAGCTGATCATGTACCCCTGCCACGGCATGGGGGGCAACCAG TACTTTGAGTTCTCAACACGTCACGAGGTCCGGCACAATGTTCAGAAGGAGTTGTGTTTGCATGGGACGGAGCGCACAGTCAAGCTGGAGGAGTGCCAGTTCAAAGGTCACAGCACATTTGTGGGAGGAGAGCAGAAGTGGGAATTAAAGGAG AATCAGATGTTTTTCAACTCTGGGTGGAACCTGTGTTTAAGCGCTAGATATGAACATCCCTCTCTAGTGCCCTGCAATGCTGCGGACCGATACCAGCAGTGGCTCTTCACCTGA